A DNA window from Vibrio tarriae contains the following coding sequences:
- a CDS encoding MurR/RpiR family transcriptional regulator, with product MDKLINKVKTLVHSSNQNEQKLSQLIVERQFDLSELSATKVGALLGISDSSVIRYAKSLGCSGFPDLKLKLAAQAPQVMARSAQSVYASIETGDSTAQIIEKAKHLFVSTIEQSIGLMDAESVEQCAQQLLKANKIALAGIGASAIVAADINHKLIRAGFNVQFNQDYHIQIVQASLLKADDVLLVVSARGNTQEVLTAIERAKQNGAQVIALTRYGRDKVAQLADYVIPYSYTEEHSQLGMVTPQLLQMAAFDIVFFKLITLTDSFSMHTALSSIQHIQQ from the coding sequence ATGGATAAACTCATCAACAAGGTAAAAACGTTAGTACATTCGAGTAATCAAAATGAGCAAAAGCTCTCGCAATTGATTGTTGAACGACAGTTCGATTTATCGGAGTTGAGCGCAACGAAAGTCGGCGCGCTGCTTGGGATCAGTGATTCGTCAGTGATTCGTTACGCGAAAAGTCTCGGTTGTAGTGGTTTTCCTGATCTGAAGTTAAAACTCGCCGCCCAAGCGCCACAAGTTATGGCGCGTAGTGCTCAATCTGTCTATGCCAGCATTGAGACAGGTGATTCCACGGCGCAGATTATTGAAAAAGCCAAACATCTGTTTGTTTCGACTATCGAACAATCGATTGGTCTGATGGATGCGGAATCGGTAGAGCAGTGCGCGCAGCAACTGCTCAAGGCTAACAAGATTGCGTTGGCGGGGATTGGCGCTTCGGCGATCGTCGCGGCAGATATCAATCACAAGCTGATCCGTGCGGGTTTTAACGTACAGTTTAATCAGGATTATCACATTCAAATTGTGCAAGCTTCACTGCTCAAAGCGGATGATGTGCTGTTGGTGGTTTCTGCGCGGGGGAATACCCAAGAAGTGTTGACCGCAATTGAACGTGCTAAACAAAACGGCGCGCAAGTGATTGCTTTAACGCGCTATGGGCGCGATAAAGTGGCGCAACTGGCGGATTATGTGATCCCTTACAGTTACACCGAAGAGCATTCTCAATTAGGCATGGTGACACCACAACTTCTGCAAATGGCGGCTTTTGATATCGTCTTTTTCAAACTTATTACTTTGACAGATTCGTTCAGCATGCACACCGCACTGAGCTCGATTCAGCATATACAACAGTGA
- a CDS encoding DUF202 domain-containing protein: MKTEVERDPGLQRERTQLAWTRSSLALTAGMLLLIKIGLFSALQLALALLGLWLLLQQILKRKNEIATQSRVFHRAMLLRNLWISGAVAICALWVCLDRII, translated from the coding sequence ATGAAAACTGAGGTAGAGCGCGACCCCGGTTTACAGCGTGAAAGAACGCAACTGGCGTGGACTCGCAGTTCGTTAGCACTAACGGCAGGTATGCTATTGCTGATCAAAATCGGGCTGTTTTCTGCATTGCAACTGGCGCTCGCCTTGTTGGGGTTATGGTTGTTACTCCAGCAAATTCTAAAGCGTAAAAATGAAATCGCGACTCAGAGTCGAGTGTTTCACCGTGCAATGCTATTGCGAAATTTATGGATAAGTGGTGCGGTGGCGATATGTGCACTTTGGGTATGTTTAGACCGGATAATCTGA
- a CDS encoding PTS transporter subunit EIIC, with translation MANKIEHLEIIADEIERHIGGFENVATLTNCMTRVRLALKDRSQFNMQALREVDGIKGVVDAGEQYQIIVGMGTAAKVTGVLQKRMSGSGVKAQTSAPAAAQPFSVRRALNTLAAIFVPTIPALIGCGLVLGIVNIFKLVSPEFVAAYPEIFDLFTVVGKAVFAVLSVMIGMNTAKELHASPAIGAVMAAILAAPGLANIQLFGNTLVPGGGGMFAVLLVCVFSSKFELWFRSHCKESLDLILTPTLTILVSSAVALLVLQPIAHSINVWLGNLVSVALLNESAGSVAVGGVLGGGFLFLLLTGLHQGLIPIHAQILETFGLNYLFPILAMGGMGQVGAAAYVFLKTKNERLKKTITGALPVGILGVGEPLLFGVSLPLGKTFIAGCIGGFAGGAMMAAFKVGIIIPFGTAGLSLIPLVGEGQIPSFLFAVLAAWVVGFIASMLLGFTEPVEKNQ, from the coding sequence ATGGCTAACAAGATAGAACATTTGGAAATCATTGCCGACGAGATTGAACGCCATATTGGTGGCTTCGAGAATGTCGCGACTTTAACCAACTGCATGACAAGGGTTCGCCTTGCGCTTAAAGATCGCAGCCAGTTCAATATGCAAGCGCTGCGTGAAGTTGATGGCATTAAAGGCGTGGTAGATGCGGGCGAGCAGTATCAAATTATTGTGGGCATGGGTACGGCAGCGAAGGTAACGGGTGTGCTGCAAAAGAGAATGTCAGGCAGTGGTGTAAAGGCTCAAACCAGTGCGCCTGCAGCCGCTCAGCCATTCTCGGTTCGCCGTGCGCTGAACACCTTAGCCGCGATTTTTGTTCCAACGATTCCCGCGTTGATCGGCTGTGGCTTGGTTTTGGGTATCGTCAATATTTTTAAACTGGTATCGCCAGAGTTTGTGGCGGCTTACCCCGAAATTTTTGACCTGTTCACAGTGGTGGGTAAAGCGGTATTTGCCGTGTTGTCGGTGATGATCGGGATGAACACCGCGAAAGAGCTGCACGCTTCACCCGCGATTGGCGCAGTGATGGCGGCGATTTTAGCCGCGCCGGGGCTGGCCAATATTCAACTGTTTGGAAATACTTTAGTACCGGGCGGCGGTGGCATGTTTGCCGTATTACTGGTGTGTGTGTTTTCATCCAAATTTGAACTCTGGTTTCGCAGTCACTGTAAGGAAAGCCTTGATTTGATTCTCACGCCAACCCTAACAATTCTGGTTTCCTCTGCGGTTGCGTTGCTGGTGCTACAGCCGATTGCACACAGCATCAATGTTTGGTTAGGCAATCTGGTTTCTGTTGCACTGCTTAATGAGTCAGCGGGTTCTGTTGCTGTTGGTGGTGTGCTTGGGGGCGGTTTCTTGTTCCTACTGTTAACTGGCTTGCACCAAGGACTTATCCCCATTCACGCGCAAATTCTAGAAACGTTTGGCCTTAATTATCTGTTCCCTATTTTGGCGATGGGCGGTATGGGTCAAGTGGGTGCGGCGGCCTATGTGTTCTTGAAAACCAAAAACGAGCGCTTAAAGAAAACCATCACCGGTGCTTTACCTGTAGGGATTCTGGGTGTGGGCGAACCGCTGTTGTTCGGTGTTTCGCTACCGCTTGGAAAAACCTTTATCGCAGGCTGTATCGGCGGTTTTGCAGGAGGCGCTATGATGGCGGCTTTTAAAGTGGGGATCATCATTCCATTTGGTACGGCTGGTCTATCGTTAATCCCACTCGTGGGTGAAGGGCAAATTCCTTCTTTCTTGTTTGCGGTGTTGGCTGCATGGGTGGTGGGTTTTATTGCCTCTATGTTGCTTGGCTTCACTGAGCCAGTCGAAAAAAATCAGTAG
- a CDS encoding 3-keto-L-gulonate-6-phosphate decarboxylase UlaD, with translation MTKPMIQIALDQTNLTDAVAVASNVASYVDVIEVGTILAFAEGMKAVSTLRHNNPDHILVCDMKTTDGGAILSRMAFAAGADWITVSAAAHIATIAACKKVADELNGEIQIEIYGNWTMQDAKAWVDLGITQAIYHRSRDAELAGIGWTTDDLDKMRQLSALGIELSITGGIVPEDIYLFEGIKTKTFIAGRALAGAEGQQTAAALREQIDRFWP, from the coding sequence ATGACCAAACCAATGATTCAAATCGCCCTCGACCAAACCAACCTAACCGATGCCGTGGCCGTAGCGAGTAATGTCGCCAGTTACGTCGATGTAATTGAAGTTGGCACCATTTTGGCTTTCGCGGAAGGAATGAAAGCGGTGTCGACTCTGCGCCACAACAATCCGGATCATATTCTGGTGTGTGACATGAAAACCACCGATGGCGGAGCCATTCTCTCGCGCATGGCATTTGCAGCGGGGGCCGATTGGATCACCGTCTCAGCCGCCGCGCACATCGCGACCATTGCCGCGTGTAAAAAAGTGGCGGATGAGCTGAATGGCGAAATCCAAATCGAGATTTATGGCAACTGGACGATGCAAGATGCTAAAGCGTGGGTCGATTTAGGCATCACTCAAGCCATTTACCACCGCTCACGCGATGCGGAATTGGCAGGGATTGGTTGGACAACGGACGATCTCGACAAAATGCGCCAGCTCTCTGCGCTAGGCATTGAGCTTTCGATAACCGGCGGCATCGTACCAGAAGATATTTACCTGTTTGAAGGGATCAAAACCAAAACCTTTATTGCCGGACGTGCATTAGCAGGCGCCGAAGGCCAACAAACCGCGGCGGCTCTGCGTGAGCAAATCGACCGTTTCTGGCCATAA
- a CDS encoding YidH family protein: MKMGKDPDYRFSLANERTFLAWIRTALAFLATAVGVDLLSATHDSTILSHSQWLTPALAGVAFATAVWAFLRWYQNEKAMRLEGPFKYSKSLMVMTGVVIAFAMLIGFWAL; the protein is encoded by the coding sequence ATGAAGATGGGTAAAGATCCGGATTATCGTTTTTCGCTGGCGAATGAACGGACGTTTTTGGCTTGGATACGTACAGCATTGGCCTTTCTTGCTACTGCGGTGGGGGTAGATCTGCTCAGCGCAACGCACGATTCGACGATATTAAGCCACAGCCAGTGGCTAACGCCGGCATTGGCGGGCGTTGCATTTGCTACGGCCGTGTGGGCATTTCTGCGTTGGTACCAAAACGAGAAAGCGATGCGGCTTGAAGGGCCGTTTAAATACAGCAAAAGCCTGATGGTGATGACCGGTGTGGTCATTGCTTTCGCTATGTTGATTGGGTTTTGGGCATTATGA
- a CDS encoding Cof-type HAD-IIB family hydrolase, with translation MYKVLALDLDGTVLSDDHTIHPQVKDAIRAAQQHCHVLIVTGRHHTAARPYYDELGLTTPIICCNGTYVYDYASETVLEHNAIDKQDALIFIDLAQEFQLKLVMYIKDAMTYSQRSPIAYMQALEKWAQAASLTHPPQIYAIDSFHQTARDSEFVWKFVVEGLPSSVERLLEHPWVNTRFNGERSWSNRIDFAAKGNSKGLRLAQYVAQLGYAANHVMAIGDNHNDISMLRYAGHGVAMANADDTVKSYARSLCSTDNNHAGLAQLIREHIQG, from the coding sequence CAGTGACGATCACACCATCCATCCACAAGTCAAAGACGCGATTCGCGCGGCTCAGCAGCATTGCCATGTGCTGATCGTCACGGGTCGTCATCACACCGCTGCGCGCCCTTACTACGATGAACTGGGTCTGACCACGCCCATCATCTGTTGCAACGGCACGTATGTGTATGACTACGCAAGCGAAACGGTGCTGGAGCACAATGCGATCGACAAACAAGATGCACTGATCTTTATCGATCTGGCCCAAGAGTTTCAGCTCAAGCTGGTGATGTACATCAAAGATGCAATGACTTACTCGCAGCGCAGCCCCATCGCGTACATGCAAGCATTGGAAAAATGGGCGCAAGCGGCCTCTCTCACTCATCCACCGCAAATTTATGCGATTGACTCCTTTCACCAAACTGCGCGTGACTCTGAGTTTGTATGGAAATTTGTCGTCGAAGGTTTGCCAAGCTCGGTCGAACGACTCCTAGAGCATCCGTGGGTGAATACCCGTTTTAATGGTGAACGCTCTTGGTCCAACCGCATTGATTTTGCCGCCAAAGGCAACAGCAAAGGTCTGCGCCTTGCGCAATACGTTGCTCAGCTTGGCTACGCCGCCAACCATGTGATGGCGATTGGCGATAACCACAATGACATCTCCATGCTGCGCTATGCCGGCCACGGCGTGGCGATGGCCAATGCCGATGACACCGTGAAATCTTACGCGCGCAGCCTTTGCTCAACCGATAACAACCACGCTGGGCTTGCCCAACTGATACGTGAACATATTCAAGGATAA
- a CDS encoding L-ribulose-5-phosphate 3-epimerase, whose amino-acid sequence MYQHLLRHRVGLYEKALPNHLSWEEKLACTKELGFDFLEISVDESDERRSRLDWDDATIYSLRRLCEEYGVPLQSMCLSAHRKFPFGSADPALRDEALKIMQKAITLAYKLGIRTIQLAGYDVYYEPANSATHQRFIEGMQHAARLAERAGVMLAVEIMDTPYLNALSKFEVLNRQIQSPFFTAYPDVGNISGWNYDLLTELSLSKPHITQIHLKDTYKVSEQYAGQFRDLVIGEGDVDFDGLFCRLKALDCVVPLVIEMWAHDEQWQQHIHTAQRRLNQACDRAELPRLFPHL is encoded by the coding sequence ATGTATCAACATTTACTGCGCCACCGCGTTGGCTTGTATGAAAAAGCACTGCCCAATCACTTAAGTTGGGAGGAAAAACTGGCCTGCACCAAAGAGCTCGGCTTCGATTTTCTGGAGATCTCGGTGGATGAAAGTGACGAGCGCCGCAGCCGCCTCGATTGGGATGATGCCACCATTTATTCATTGCGCCGCCTTTGTGAGGAGTATGGCGTGCCGCTGCAATCCATGTGCCTTAGCGCTCATCGCAAGTTTCCGTTTGGCTCGGCCGATCCCGCGCTGCGCGATGAGGCACTGAAAATTATGCAAAAGGCGATTACCCTCGCCTACAAACTGGGTATTCGCACCATCCAATTGGCGGGGTATGACGTCTATTACGAGCCCGCCAACTCAGCCACTCATCAGCGTTTTATTGAGGGCATGCAACACGCCGCCCGTTTAGCTGAGCGCGCTGGCGTGATGTTAGCCGTTGAGATAATGGATACCCCTTATCTCAATGCGCTGAGTAAATTTGAAGTGCTGAATCGGCAGATCCAATCGCCCTTTTTTACGGCGTATCCAGACGTTGGCAACATCTCAGGCTGGAATTATGACTTGCTGACCGAGCTCTCGTTAAGCAAACCTCACATCACTCAGATCCACCTCAAGGACACTTACAAGGTGAGCGAACAGTACGCCGGACAGTTTCGTGATTTAGTGATTGGCGAAGGGGACGTCGACTTTGATGGACTGTTCTGCCGCTTAAAAGCACTGGATTGCGTGGTGCCGTTAGTGATTGAAATGTGGGCGCACGATGAACAGTGGCAACAGCATATTCACACCGCGCAGCGTCGATTAAACCAAGCTTGTGATCGCGCCGAACTCCCTCGCTTGTTCCCTCATCTTTAA